From one Streptomyces sp. N50 genomic stretch:
- a CDS encoding DUF4291 domain-containing protein encodes MEEPHRRIRAVHSESTITVYQAYPPEIGRHAAREGSFPATWKRDRMTWIKPSFLWMMYRCGWGTKAGQETILAVEITRDGFEWALRHACLSSYVRGVHPDRATWQRELKGAPARVQWDPERDLRLQPLPYRSLQLGLSGEAVRRYADEWTVSLQDVTPLVREIHALVSGGEQDSAARLLPQERPYPVGDELLAHLRG; translated from the coding sequence ATGGAAGAACCGCACCGCCGGATCCGTGCGGTCCACTCGGAATCCACGATCACCGTCTACCAGGCGTATCCCCCTGAAATCGGGCGGCATGCCGCCCGCGAGGGCAGCTTCCCCGCCACGTGGAAGCGGGACCGGATGACGTGGATCAAGCCGTCGTTCCTGTGGATGATGTACCGCTGCGGCTGGGGCACGAAAGCAGGGCAGGAAACCATCCTGGCTGTGGAGATCACCCGCGATGGTTTCGAGTGGGCGCTGCGACACGCGTGCCTGTCGAGCTACGTCCGCGGGGTGCACCCCGACCGAGCCACCTGGCAGCGGGAGTTGAAGGGTGCGCCCGCTCGCGTCCAGTGGGACCCCGAACGGGATCTGCGCCTGCAACCCCTGCCGTACCGGTCGCTGCAACTCGGCCTCTCCGGTGAGGCGGTACGGCGTTACGCGGACGAATGGACAGTCTCGCTACAGGACGTGACCCCGCTCGTCCGCGAGATCCACGCCCTCGTCAGCGGCGGCGAACAGGACTCCGCGGCCCGGCTGTTGCCCCAGGAACGCCCATATCCTGTTGGCGACGAACTTCTTGCCCACCTACGGGGATGA
- the msrA gene encoding peptide-methionine (S)-S-oxide reductase MsrA, with translation MFLHSRTPQLPTAEQALQGRPKPVFTVPDRHTVLGGPLLGPYPEHLQVADFAMGCFWGAERTFWRLPVGVWTTLVGYQGGYTENPTYEEVCSGLTGHTEVVRVVHDPKLISYARLLKTFWESHNPTQGFRQGNDVGTQYRSAIYTHTPEQAAAADASRTAYQQVLTGARYGTISTEILPAEGRVFYPAEGYHQQYLDKNPAGYCGIGGTGVKLSTPFGMNSGATCPTGITPAPEATEK, from the coding sequence ATGTTCCTGCACAGCCGTACGCCCCAACTGCCCACTGCCGAACAGGCTTTGCAGGGCCGGCCGAAGCCGGTGTTCACGGTTCCCGATCGTCACACCGTGCTCGGCGGCCCGTTGCTCGGTCCGTACCCGGAGCACTTGCAGGTCGCTGACTTCGCGATGGGGTGCTTCTGGGGTGCGGAGCGCACGTTCTGGCGGCTGCCGGTGGGCGTGTGGACGACGTTGGTCGGTTACCAGGGCGGGTACACCGAGAACCCCACGTACGAGGAGGTCTGTTCGGGCCTGACCGGGCACACGGAGGTGGTCCGTGTCGTCCACGACCCGAAGCTGATCTCGTACGCGAGGCTGCTGAAGACGTTCTGGGAGTCGCACAACCCGACCCAGGGCTTCCGCCAGGGCAACGACGTGGGCACGCAGTACCGTTCGGCGATCTACACCCACACCCCCGAGCAGGCAGCCGCGGCGGACGCCTCCCGCACGGCCTACCAGCAGGTCCTCACGGGGGCGCGCTACGGCACGATCAGCACGGAGATACTCCCGGCGGAGGGCCGGGTGTTCTATCCGGCCGAGGGGTACCACCAGCAGTACCTCGACAAGAATCCGGCGGGCTACTGCGGGATCGGCGGGACGGGGGTCAAGCTAAGTACCCCGTTCGGGATGAACTCGGGGGCGACTTGCCCGACGGGCATCACGCCCGCGCCGGAGGCAACGGAGAAGTAG
- a CDS encoding PA14 domain-containing protein, with translation MSSVGRSRLAAATAAVTVLTGGLAAVATSPASAAACTANAYTRQVFANTAFSGAAKRTDCDTAISENWGANSPGVSGVGKDNFGVRWTVTRDFGSGGPFAFAASGQDGIRVYLDGVREIDLWKNGTNTVSRTVNLTIPKGTHTLRVDYVNWTGSAAVKFAYTPGGSGPDNVAPLAPTGTKVAYDEAAGSATVTWAPNKEMDLAAYPYQVYRQVADGGWISMGPTDKTTWTDPDVATDGRPRQYVVQATDRVGNVSGRTPVLTVTPPDTIVPTAPVLAVSHRSGTASSLNVSWYQPSEGTLNELRTGGTLKLYRSTGDILGDDPALLVTVTAASPSIDTFTDALPAFDGTTYTYAAVVTDAASNVSPMSEPVTVTPDSVPPPALTGLTATPRADGTVLSWDAPAESGLRYVAARVVQRPDGSIHYDSTGCGDAGSTFPDRDVPNALLCAGPPDGETVTFFVAALDRWDNHIPWADATTVTITEPDNRPDEARGENTGPLTITNPATVGTVGYIQWTCDDETLCGTITEYHLDKWNPTTRAYERVSKVASSKGPLFKAYVPLVLGDTTYFRITGVLADGTTGAVTYGAGAYGRSL, from the coding sequence GTGAGCAGTGTCGGAAGATCCCGTCTGGCCGCCGCGACCGCGGCGGTGACCGTGCTGACGGGCGGTCTCGCCGCGGTGGCCACCTCGCCGGCGTCGGCGGCGGCCTGCACGGCGAACGCCTACACCCGGCAGGTCTTCGCGAACACCGCCTTCTCGGGTGCGGCGAAGCGCACGGACTGCGATACGGCGATCAGCGAGAACTGGGGCGCCAACTCGCCCGGCGTCTCCGGCGTCGGCAAGGACAACTTCGGCGTCCGCTGGACCGTGACCCGCGACTTCGGCTCCGGCGGGCCTTTCGCGTTCGCCGCGTCCGGCCAGGACGGCATCCGCGTCTACCTCGACGGCGTACGCGAGATCGACCTGTGGAAGAACGGCACCAACACCGTCTCCAGGACCGTCAACCTGACCATCCCCAAGGGCACGCACACCCTCCGCGTCGACTACGTCAACTGGACCGGCTCCGCCGCCGTCAAGTTCGCCTACACGCCCGGCGGTTCGGGCCCTGACAACGTCGCCCCGCTCGCGCCCACCGGGACGAAGGTGGCGTACGACGAGGCCGCCGGCTCCGCCACCGTCACCTGGGCGCCCAACAAGGAGATGGATCTCGCCGCTTACCCGTATCAGGTCTACCGACAGGTCGCGGACGGCGGTTGGATCTCCATGGGGCCGACCGACAAGACCACCTGGACCGACCCCGACGTGGCAACCGACGGCAGGCCCCGCCAGTACGTCGTCCAGGCCACCGACCGCGTGGGGAACGTGTCCGGGCGGACCCCCGTCCTGACGGTCACCCCGCCCGACACCATCGTTCCGACGGCCCCCGTCCTCGCCGTGTCCCACAGGTCGGGCACGGCCAGCTCCCTCAACGTCAGCTGGTACCAGCCCAGCGAAGGCACCCTGAACGAGCTGCGCACCGGCGGCACCCTCAAGCTCTACCGCTCCACCGGCGACATCCTCGGCGACGACCCCGCGCTCCTCGTCACGGTGACGGCGGCCTCACCGTCGATCGACACCTTCACGGACGCGCTGCCGGCGTTCGACGGCACCACCTACACCTACGCGGCCGTGGTCACCGACGCCGCCAGCAACGTGTCCCCGATGTCGGAGCCGGTCACGGTGACCCCCGACAGCGTTCCCCCGCCCGCGCTCACCGGCCTGACCGCGACCCCGCGTGCGGACGGCACCGTGCTGAGCTGGGACGCTCCCGCCGAGAGCGGCCTGCGGTACGTCGCCGCCCGCGTCGTCCAGCGGCCCGACGGCAGCATCCACTACGACTCCACCGGGTGCGGCGACGCCGGGTCGACGTTCCCGGACCGGGACGTACCGAACGCGCTGCTGTGCGCGGGGCCCCCGGACGGCGAGACGGTGACCTTCTTCGTCGCGGCGCTCGACCGCTGGGACAACCACATCCCCTGGGCCGACGCCACCACGGTCACGATCACCGAACCCGACAACAGGCCCGACGAAGCCCGCGGCGAGAACACCGGCCCGCTCACCATCACCAACCCCGCTACCGTGGGCACCGTCGGATACATCCAGTGGACCTGCGACGACGAGACCCTCTGCGGCACCATCACCGAGTACCACCTGGACAAGTGGAACCCGACCACCCGGGCCTACGAACGAGTCAGCAAGGTCGCGAGCTCCAAGGGCCCCCTCTTCAAGGCCTACGTGCCGTTGGTCCTCGGCGACACGACGTACTTCCGGATCACCGGAGTCCTCGCCGACGGTACGACCGGCGCGGTGACGTACGGCGCCGGAGCCTACGGCCGCTCACTGTGA
- a CDS encoding DUF4304 domain-containing protein — MADGSAPTAQQAFTALMRARIAPGLRALGFKGSGQTYELPHLETWALIGFQKSAHNTAGQVEFTLNVTVADKLGWAQARRREPHLPARPSPNTVYGPAAWHSRIGRLLPANRDTWWTISPTTDPEPVARGVISAVTEYALPAIRERRRS, encoded by the coding sequence ATGGCTGACGGCTCCGCGCCCACCGCGCAGCAGGCGTTCACCGCGCTGATGCGCGCACGGATCGCTCCCGGGCTGCGCGCGCTCGGCTTCAAGGGTTCGGGGCAGACGTACGAACTCCCCCATCTCGAGACCTGGGCCCTCATCGGCTTCCAGAAGTCCGCGCACAACACGGCGGGGCAGGTCGAGTTCACCCTCAACGTCACCGTGGCCGACAAACTCGGCTGGGCCCAGGCCCGCAGACGCGAGCCGCACCTCCCCGCCCGCCCCAGCCCGAACACCGTCTACGGCCCCGCCGCCTGGCACAGCCGCATAGGCCGCCTCCTCCCCGCGAACCGCGACACCTGGTGGACCATCTCGCCCACGACCGACCCGGAACCCGTCGCCCGTGGAGTCATCAGCGCGGTGACGGAGTACGCGCTGCCGGCGATCCGGGAGCGCCGGCGTTCGTGA